One stretch of Pseudomonas fluorescens Q2-87 DNA includes these proteins:
- a CDS encoding iron ABC transporter substrate-binding protein produces MMFRTTLHRALACTLLGLTLATPLTHAADKVELTLYNGQHKEVGDELAKAFEAKTGIHVNVRKGSSNQLASQIVEEGDRSPADVIYTEESPPLNKLGEQGLLAKIDDATLNVLPKDYVAGNGTWMGVTARVRVVAYNPKLIDEKDLPKTVLDFAQPQWQGKVGFVPSSGAFQEQAVAIIKLHGMEAAEEWLTGLRAFGKVYSNNMVALKAVENGEVATVLVNNYYWFALQREKGQLDSRLHYFTGGDAGGLVTVSSAAALKSSKHPEEAQQLLAYMASEEGQRVITRTSAEYPLHKGMVSDRGLKPFNELEPPKVTPADLGNAEEALDLEREVGLN; encoded by the coding sequence ATGATGTTTCGAACCACCCTGCACCGCGCACTGGCCTGCACCCTGCTCGGCCTGACCCTCGCAACGCCCCTCACCCACGCCGCCGACAAAGTCGAACTGACCCTCTATAACGGCCAGCACAAGGAAGTCGGCGACGAATTAGCCAAGGCCTTCGAAGCCAAGACCGGCATCCACGTCAACGTGCGCAAGGGCAGCAGCAACCAACTCGCCAGCCAGATCGTCGAAGAAGGCGACCGCTCCCCGGCCGATGTCATCTACACCGAAGAATCGCCGCCCCTGAACAAACTGGGCGAACAGGGCCTGCTGGCAAAAATCGACGATGCCACCCTGAATGTCCTACCCAAGGATTATGTCGCCGGCAACGGTACCTGGATGGGCGTCACCGCCCGGGTGCGTGTCGTGGCCTACAACCCGAAACTGATCGACGAAAAAGACCTGCCCAAGACCGTCCTCGATTTTGCCCAGCCGCAATGGCAAGGCAAGGTCGGCTTCGTACCGAGCAGCGGCGCCTTCCAGGAGCAGGCCGTCGCCATCATCAAGCTGCACGGGATGGAAGCGGCCGAAGAATGGCTCACCGGGCTGCGCGCTTTCGGCAAGGTCTACAGCAACAACATGGTTGCCCTGAAAGCAGTGGAAAACGGTGAAGTGGCGACCGTCCTGGTGAACAACTATTACTGGTTCGCCTTGCAGCGGGAGAAAGGCCAGCTCGACTCCAGATTGCACTATTTCACTGGTGGCGACGCCGGTGGCTTGGTGACCGTGTCCAGCGCCGCCGCGCTGAAATCCAGCAAGCACCCTGAAGAAGCCCAGCAATTGCTCGCCTATATGGCCAGCGAAGAAGGCCAACGGGTCATCACCCGGACGTCCGCCGAATATCCGCTGCACAAGGGTATGGTTTCGGACCGCGGCCTCAAGCCTTTCAATGAGCTGGAGCCACCGAAGGTCACCCCCGCCGACCTTGGCAACGCCGAAGAAGCGCTGGACTTGGAACGCGAGGTCGGCCTGAACTGA